In one Sphingobacterium daejeonense genomic region, the following are encoded:
- a CDS encoding helix-turn-helix transcriptional regulator: MSTTNTTNHIGRKISRIRELRGMKQEALAIELGVSQQTVSNIEKSAAIEAGFIGTSSRNIRCYSRSD, translated from the coding sequence ATGAGTACAACCAACACGACAAACCATATAGGAAGAAAAATCAGCCGTATCCGCGAACTGCGGGGGATGAAGCAGGAAGCTTTAGCTATTGAATTGGGCGTAAGTCAGCAGACGGTATCCAATATTGAGAAAAGTGCAGCTATCGAAGCAGGATTTATTGGCACAAGTAGCCGAAATATTAGGTGTTACTCCAGAAGCGATTGA